The stretch of DNA CGCATCCCAGAGGATTTCATTCAGGATTTGCTCAACCGCGTTGATATTATCGACGTGGTTGAACGCTATTTGCCGCTCAAAAAGGCGGGCCAGAATTACATGGCCTGCTGTCCGTTCCATAAAGAAAAATCCCCGTCATTTACTGTTAGCCAGACCAAGCAGTTTTACCATTGCTTTGGTTGCGGCGCACACGGCTCCGCCTTGAGTTTTGTGATGGAGCATCAGGCGCTGAGTTTTCCCGATGCCGTGCGCCAGTTGGCTGAATCAGTCGGCATGCAGGTGCCGGTGGAAGATAAGCCACAAACCGAAGAGCAAAAAAAAGCACCCGGCATCTACGATGTGCTTAAAACGGCGTTTGATTTTTATCGTGCTCAATTAAAGACCGCGCCACAGGCGATTGAATATTTCAAAAAACGCGGGGTGACGGGTAAAACTGCAGCACGTTTTGGTCTGGGTTTTGCGCCGGGTGGCGATGATTGGCAGCCGCTGAAGAGTGCATTTCCTGATTACGACTGGAATAAAGTCTTGGCCGATGCGGGCTTGGTGATTGATAAGGAGGAGTCCAAGCGTCGTTACGATCGTTTTCGTGATCGGGTGATGTTCCCAATTATGAATCAGCGCAGCCAGATTATCGGCTTTGGTGGTCGTGTAATGGGGCAGGGCGAGCCGAAATATCTCAATTCACCCGAAACCCCTGTTTTTGAAAAGGGTCGCGAGCTGTACGGACTGCCACAAGCGCGTGCGGCCATTCGCGATCACGGTCGCGTGCTGGTTGCCGAAGGGTATATGGATGTGGTGATGTTGCATCAGCACGGCGTCGAATATGCGGTGGCCTCTTTGGGGACGGCTTGTACCCCGAGCACATTCGCAAGTTGCTCAAATTGGCCGACGAAGTGGTGTTTGGCTTTGATGGTGATAAAGCTGGGCGCCGCGCTGCATGGCGGGCGCTGGAAAACAGCATGCCCGAAGTGCGTGATGGTAAAGAGTTGCGCTTTTTATTTTTGCCGGCCGAGCATGATCCTGACTCGTATGTGCAGCAATTTGGTAAGGCGCAATTTGAGCAATTGATTGCGCAAGATGCCTTACCTTTGTCGCAGTACCTGCTTAAAGAGTTGTCGGCTCAAGTTGATTTAACGATGGAAGAGGGGCGGGCAAAATTATTGCGTTTGACGCAGCCTTATCTTGAACAACTGAGTCTTGCCCCCATTTTGAAATTAATGCTAAGTAAGCGTCTGGCTGAATTGTGTCAGTTGACGATGGATGAAATGAGTCTGCTTCTAAGTGGGGTATCTGCTGGTAAGTCAAGTAGTAATTACTCAGCAGGGCAATACGAGAGCGGGGCATCTTTCGAGTTTTCTGGGTATGCTGGTGGCGCAGAAGTTGCCTATGCTCGTCCTAAGCGGCAGTTTCAAACTAAGCAGTGGCAGCCGAAGAGTGGTGGCCAAGGTAAGCGCTGGCGTAATGACGAGCCGCAGCGAGTGCCCTTGCCACCGCGGCCGCGGCAAGATCCGCTATTAAGGGTTTTGCAGCTGGTGCTGTTTCGGCCTGCTTTGCTGCAGGCGTGTGAGCCCTTGGAGTTGGGGTGGGGGCAGCAAGGATTTATTGGTGGAGTGCGTATGGTATTACAGTATGCACGTGCGCATCCGGATGTTTCTGCCCCTGCTTTGCTTGAGCATTGGCGTGATGAGCCTTTGTACGAGCGCTTGCTGCAGGTGCAGGCCGAGTCACAAGGGATGTTTGATCGGTTTGAAGAGGCCGAGCTGCACGAAGAGTTACAAGAAACCCTACAAACTGCTGCGCAGACTCAGGATCGAAGTTCTACACTGGATCGCAAAGCCCAGTTGGAATATCGGGATGCAAATGGCGGTTTGACCGATGACGAGCGCGAAGAGTATCTGGCTTTGTTGCTGCGTAAATAGTTTATGTTTTGCTTAAAATCGGCAATTTTTTTGCCAAACGGATCAGACCTTCGGGACAAGAGTGCCCTAGTTCTGGTATAATTTTCGGTTTTGCTAGACACACCAAGTAGAGTCATGGCAGCAGATAAAAAATACGACAAAGAAAACCCTGAATTGAGCGGCAAATCAGAGCCAGAAAAGCTGGATCCTGAGGCGCGTAAGGCCAAGTTCAAAACGCTGATTGTGCTCGGTAAAGAGCGCGGCTACCTCACGTACGCAGAAATCAACGACCACCTCCCTGAAGACATGTTGGATGCCGAGCAAATCGAAGGCATTATCAGCATGATTTCGAATATGGGCATTCAGGTCTACGATGAAGCGCCAGATGCCGAAGACTTGCTGATGTCTGACGCGCCAGCCGCCGTCGCCGACGAAGATGCCGCTGAAGAAGCCGAAGCTGCGCTGTCATCGGTTGATGCTGAGTTTGGCCGCACAACTGACCCGGTCCGCATGTATATGCGTGAAATGGGCACCGTTGAGCTGTTGACGCGCGAGGGCGAGATTGAAATCGCCAAACGCATTGAAGATGGCTTGCGTCACATGATTACCGCCATTTCTGCGTGCCCGACTACAATTGGTCAAATTATCGACTTGGTCGATCAGGGCTTGAACGACGAAATCCGCATCGATGATGTGATTGATGGATTTATCGATCCGAACGCCGTCGAGGAAGAAGAGCAAGAGCCAGATCTACCCGATCCAGACGCAATTGCTGATGAATCGGATGGCGACGAAGACGAAGATGAAGACGACGGTGGTGCTGCTGCCGCCAGTGCCAATCTTGAGTTACTGAAAACGCAAGCGCGCGAGTGTTTCGAGCGTGTGCGTGATCTGTACACCAAGATGCTGGCAGCTCTGGATAAAGACGGCACCAATAGTCCGAAATACCAAGAATACCAACAAGCAATTGCAGCGGAATTCCAAACAATTCGCTTCTCTGCGCGTCAAGTAGAGTCTTTGTGTGATGTGATGCGTGGCATGGTCGATGATATTCGAACCCATGAGCGCCAGATCATGGACTTGTGTACTCGCCGCGTGGGTATGCCGCGTGAGCACTTTATCAAAGTGTTCCCTGGTCGTGAAACTGATCTGACTTGGGTGCCAGAAGAAATTGCTGCCGAGCATAGCTATTCCGGCGTGATGTATCGCTACAAACACGCGATCATGGAAAAGCAGCAAAAGTTGAACGAGCTGCAAGACGATTCGCGCATCAGTATTAAAGAATTGAAAGAAATTTCGCGTCAAATGAGTACCGGTGAAGCGAAAGCGCGCCGTGCGAAACGTGAGATGATCGAGGCTAACTTGCGTCTCGTGATTTCGATTGCCAAAAAATACACCAACCGCGGTTTGCAATTCCTTGATTTGATTCAGGAAGGCAATATCGGCTTGATGAAAGCAGTGGATAAATTCGAATATCGTCGTGGCTATAAGTTTTCAACTTATGCCACTTGGTGGATCCGTCAGGCGATTACCCGCTCGATTGCCGACCAAGCGCGCACGATTCGTATCCCGGTGCATATGATCGAAACGATCAACAAAATGAACCGTATCCAACGACAAATCCTGCAAGAAACTGGTTTGGAAGCGACGCCGGAAGAATTGGCTGAACGCATGGAAATGCCGGAAGACAAAATCCGCAAGATTTTGAAAATCGCCAAAGAACCGATTTCGATGGAAACACCGATTGGCGATGATGATGATTCGCACCTCGGTGATTTTATCGAAGACCAGAATAATATGGCGCCAGCAGATGCGGCCGTATATGCGGGTCTACGTGAAGCCACTAAGGAAGTGCTCGACACACTAACGCCACGCGAAGCTAAAGTACTGCGTATGCGTTTCGGTATTGATATGAGCACCGATCACACGCTGGAAGAGGTTGGTAAGCAGTTTGATGTGACGCGTGAGCGTATTCGTCAGATTGAAGCCAAGGCACTGCGTAAGCTGCGTCACCCAACGCGTTCAGAAAGATTGAAATCTTTCATTGAAAATGCGGCCAGTGAGCAGTAAAATAGCGCCTCTTTCGAATTTGCTTAGGCCAGATTCGATACAGATTACGGGCCCATAGCTCAGTTGGTTAGAGCAGAGGACTCATAATCCTTTGGTCCACGGTTCAAGTCCGTGTGGGCCCACCATTCAAAAGCACTTAGCGGAGACGCTAAGTGCTTTTTTGTTTGAGACATCCTCCTCTGACATACTTTAGTCATTACAACAATCAAAACAGCGCTAATGCGGTTAGCGCGATATTTGTCATCCGAGCAGCCAATTACTAAGCAAAATCACTGAGTTGTCATTGAGTCGTGCGTATAATTTCGGAATCTGACAGTGATAGACATGGAATGAAAAAGAATCCCGCCAAATGGCAACAAATTAGTACTGTACTTTCGGATGAAATTGCGCGAAAGCAGTTAACAGGGCAGCTACCGATCGAGCCCTTGCTTGCAGAGCGATTTATGGTTAATCGCCATACGGTGCGGCGAGCGTTGCAAGAGCTTGAGTTACTGGGCTTAGTGCGTATTGAGCAAGGCCGCGGCACCTTTGTGCAGGAAGATTTGATTGCGTACCGAATGGGGCATCGTGCTCGCTTCTCGCATAGTTTGGCTGCACAAAGTTTGGTTGGGCAGACCAAAATCCTCAAACATGCCTTTGAAATAGCTAGCGAGGAAGTCTGCAAAATGCTGGCGATTCCGCTAGGGAGCGAGGTGCTGCGGATCGACGCACACGATTATGCCGAAGGGCAGGTTGTGGGGGTCACTACCGAATTTTTGCCGTTGCCACGTTTTGTACATTTTGCCGAACTACTTGAACAGTATGGCGTGATGTCTGAAGCGCTGCGCGCATCAGGGATTGTTGGAATGTCACGCAAAATGTCGAGAATCACGGCACGCTTGCCACGGCCTGAAGTCGCAGCACAATTGGCTCAGCCAAAAACGCAGCCTATTTTATATGTGGAAAGCGTTTATCAAGATGGCGAAGGACAAATTCTGGAATATGGCATTACCCGTTTTGCAGCTAATGCCATTCAACTAGTGCTTGAGCCAGAAATTTAAAAAGGGTATATCCATCCAGCTATCAAAAATATTGGCCTAGGTGGATATACCAAATCAATTAATGGTGATCAGATTTGCCCGCTGCTGCGGCAAAACGCGCCAACCACTGATCCCACCAGCGAGGCGAACGTTCGGCATCTTCCGCATTTTCTTTCCGGCGAATCGCGTTGCGTACCATGATAGAGCCAAGCCAGCGGATCGGCTCAGGCGGGAAATGCCCCAACGGCCCGCTGACCAAGGCACACGTGCGCCAGCCCTCGGCTTCCTCGCGCACCATGCTGGCCAAAATCTGCCCGCCCAAATAGCAGGTGCTGACGCCATTGCCGGAATAACCAAAGCCGTAAACGATATTGGGCTGTTGATCCAGCTGGCCAAAAAATGGTAAGCCTGTCACCGAGCGATCGGATGCTCCGCTCCACGATGCGGCGATAGGCACGTCGGCCAGTTGAGGGAAAAAGCGCCGGATGGCTTGCCGTAACATCGGTACGTATTGGCTGGCTTGATCAAAACTCGCCAGCATACGTCCGGCAAAGGCAAAGGTATTGCCGCCCTTACCCAGCATTAAGCGGCCATCGCGGGTGCGGCGATAATAATGGACAAAAATCCGCGAATCACACACCGCCGCACCGTGGTTTAAGCCCTGTTGCGCCAATTGTTCGGGGCAAGGCTCGGTAATCACCATATCGGACGACACCAGCGCGATGCTGCGCGCAAACTGGCGAAACTGGCTGGCCATCCACGCATTCAGCGCCAGTACGACTTTGGTGGCTCGCACCGAACCAGCAGGCGTACGCAGCAGCGCAGGCTGACCATAATCTATGCCAAGCATTGGGGTATTTTCATAAATCCGTACGCCCATCTGCTCGGCAACCCGCGCTAAGCCGCGCACCAGCAGCGCTGGTTGTACACTGCCAGCGATTGGCGAAAACTCGCCCGCCAGATGCGCATTGGAACCGGTTTTGGCTTTGAGTTCATCCGCTGCTAAGCTGCGCCAACTATTGATGCGCTGCGCATCCAGCTCAGCAAGCACGGCATCCATCGCGCCCAATTGGGCCTGATTCGTTGCGGTATACACCGCGCCATCGAGTTCCAACTCGGCATCGAGCTGATGCGTTCGGCAAAAATCGGCCATCGCCAATACCGCCGCTTCCGACCCTTTGACGATGCGCACCGCTTCTGCCTCGCCAAATAGCCGCCGTAAAGTCAGGTATTTCGGTGCCAAGGTCAGCACACAACCGCCATTGCGCCCCGACGCGCCGCTGCCGCACAGGTTTTTTTCCAGAATGACAACATCCAACTCAGGCTGCGCCTGTTTCAGCTGAATCGCGGTCCACAGCCCGGTGTAACCGCCGCCAACAATGCACACATCGGCGGTAATTGATTCGGCCAGTGGCGCTCGATTCAGCGGCGCGTGGTCTTGCTCCCGCTTCAGTGCTTGCGCCATCCAGTACGGCTGAAACTCGTCGCACACACTCATGGTCGTTCACCACGTGCCAAGCGTGCCCCGATATCGGCAATCACCGGCATTAAATTAGCGATGCTATCAATCACATAATGCGCACCGGCTTGCGCGAGTTTCTCATTCGCCACACTGCGGCGCTGCGCCTGTTGTTCGGCGTCCAGCGCATCCCATTCATCTTGCGTTAGCCCGACTTCATTGCCGCTGATGGCCAGCCCGACCGTCCACATGCCTGCGTTCAAACCTTCGGCAATGCCGGGTACGGTGTCATCTACTTTAACGCAAGCGGCCACTTGGCCGATGCCCAGCTCAATCACATTGGCCAGCGCCATCCATGGCCCGGGGCGTGCGCCCGCCGCTAAATCGTCGGCCGCGACGATATGATCTGGGCTAAAACCTGCTTGCGCGGCGAGTGGCGTCAACTGCGCCATTACCGCGCGTGGGTAGCCAGTGCAGCTACCGATTTTGAGGCCCTGCGCGCGAAGCTGCGCGATGGTGTCGATCGCACCGCGAATCGGCTGTGAAAAATGGCCTACTTGTTCGATCTGCAATGGCATAAACAGCGCATAGATGCGATCAACATCGGCATCGCTCATTGTGCTGCCAAATTTGGCCTGCCAACGCGCCGACACCGACGGGATTTGCCCAACCGCTTTGATGTGATCCCATTTAGCCATCCCCATCGGCGCGCGCGCCTCGGCCAAGCTGATTTCTACGCCAATCTGGCTAAAGGCCTGAACCAAGACTTGCGTTGGCGCGAACGAGCCAAAATCAAGTACGGTACCAGCCCAATCGAAAATCACCGCCTCCAGTGGGCCGCATTTTTGGGGATGTTGTGGCTTAATTTGCATGGTATTTATCCTGTTTAAAGAGTTCATCACAACCAGCCGTGCTGGTTGAGCACATCAACAATCGCGTGTGCGGCTTGCTCTAAAGCGGCGGACTCAATCGCGCCAATGCAGCCAACACGGAAGGTTTCTACTTCGGTGAGTTTGCCCGGATACAGCAAAAAGCCGCGTTCGCGCATCGCTTGATAAAACGTCGCAAAACGGTAGTCCGGATGCGCTGGCGCATAGAAAGTCATGATGATCGGCGCTTGTAGCTCAGGCTGTAAAAACAG from Chitinibacter fontanus encodes:
- the rpoD gene encoding RNA polymerase sigma factor RpoD, translating into MAADKKYDKENPELSGKSEPEKLDPEARKAKFKTLIVLGKERGYLTYAEINDHLPEDMLDAEQIEGIISMISNMGIQVYDEAPDAEDLLMSDAPAAVADEDAAEEAEAALSSVDAEFGRTTDPVRMYMREMGTVELLTREGEIEIAKRIEDGLRHMITAISACPTTIGQIIDLVDQGLNDEIRIDDVIDGFIDPNAVEEEEQEPDLPDPDAIADESDGDEDEDEDDGGAAAASANLELLKTQARECFERVRDLYTKMLAALDKDGTNSPKYQEYQQAIAAEFQTIRFSARQVESLCDVMRGMVDDIRTHERQIMDLCTRRVGMPREHFIKVFPGRETDLTWVPEEIAAEHSYSGVMYRYKHAIMEKQQKLNELQDDSRISIKELKEISRQMSTGEAKARRAKREMIEANLRLVISIAKKYTNRGLQFLDLIQEGNIGLMKAVDKFEYRRGYKFSTYATWWIRQAITRSIADQARTIRIPVHMIETINKMNRIQRQILQETGLEATPEELAERMEMPEDKIRKILKIAKEPISMETPIGDDDDSHLGDFIEDQNNMAPADAAVYAGLREATKEVLDTLTPREAKVLRMRFGIDMSTDHTLEEVGKQFDVTRERIRQIEAKALRKLRHPTRSERLKSFIENAASEQ
- the phnF gene encoding phosphonate metabolism transcriptional regulator PhnF gives rise to the protein MKKNPAKWQQISTVLSDEIARKQLTGQLPIEPLLAERFMVNRHTVRRALQELELLGLVRIEQGRGTFVQEDLIAYRMGHRARFSHSLAAQSLVGQTKILKHAFEIASEEVCKMLAIPLGSEVLRIDAHDYAEGQVVGVTTEFLPLPRFVHFAELLEQYGVMSEALRASGIVGMSRKMSRITARLPRPEVAAQLAQPKTQPILYVESVYQDGEGQILEYGITRFAANAIQLVLEPEI
- a CDS encoding FAD-dependent oxidoreductase codes for the protein MSVCDEFQPYWMAQALKREQDHAPLNRAPLAESITADVCIVGGGYTGLWTAIQLKQAQPELDVVILEKNLCGSGASGRNGGCVLTLAPKYLTLRRLFGEAEAVRIVKGSEAAVLAMADFCRTHQLDAELELDGAVYTATNQAQLGAMDAVLAELDAQRINSWRSLAADELKAKTGSNAHLAGEFSPIAGSVQPALLVRGLARVAEQMGVRIYENTPMLGIDYGQPALLRTPAGSVRATKVVLALNAWMASQFRQFARSIALVSSDMVITEPCPEQLAQQGLNHGAAVCDSRIFVHYYRRTRDGRLMLGKGGNTFAFAGRMLASFDQASQYVPMLRQAIRRFFPQLADVPIAASWSGASDRSVTGLPFFGQLDQQPNIVYGFGYSGNGVSTCYLGGQILASMVREEAEGWRTCALVSGPLGHFPPEPIRWLGSIMVRNAIRRKENAEDAERSPRWWDQWLARFAAAAGKSDHH
- the phnX gene encoding phosphonoacetaldehyde hydrolase; the protein is MQIKPQHPQKCGPLEAVIFDWAGTVLDFGSFAPTQVLVQAFSQIGVEISLAEARAPMGMAKWDHIKAVGQIPSVSARWQAKFGSTMSDADVDRIYALFMPLQIEQVGHFSQPIRGAIDTIAQLRAQGLKIGSCTGYPRAVMAQLTPLAAQAGFSPDHIVAADDLAAGARPGPWMALANVIELGIGQVAACVKVDDTVPGIAEGLNAGMWTVGLAISGNEVGLTQDEWDALDAEQQAQRRSVANEKLAQAGAHYVIDSIANLMPVIADIGARLARGERP